In Dama dama isolate Ldn47 chromosome 20, ASM3311817v1, whole genome shotgun sequence, a single window of DNA contains:
- the TNFAIP8L2 gene encoding tumor necrosis factor alpha-induced protein 8-like protein 2, whose amino-acid sequence MESFSSKSLALQAEKKLLSKMAGRSVAHLFVDETSSEVLDELYRVSKEYTRSRPQAQRVIKDLIKVAVKVAVLHRSGCFNPSELALATRFRQKLRQGAMTALSFGEVDFTFEAAVLASLLTECRDMLLELVERHLTPKSHGRIRHVFDHFSDAGLLTALYGPDYTQHLGKICDGLRKLLDEGKL is encoded by the coding sequence ATGGAGTCCTTCAGTTCAAAGAGTCTGGCGCTACAGGCAGAGAAGAAGTTACTGAGTAAGATGGCAGGGCGGTCTGTGGCTCACCTCTTCGTGGATGAGACGAGCAGCGAGGTGCTAGATGAGCTCTACCGTGTGTCCAAAGAATACACACGCAGCAGGCCCCAGGCCCAGCGGGTTATCAAGGACCTGATCAAGGTGGCGGTCAAGGTGGCCGTGCTGCACCGCAGTGGCTGCTTCAACCCCAGCGAGCTGGCCCTGGCAACCCGCTTTCGCCAGAAGCTGCGACAGGGCGCCATGACAGCACTCAGCTTCGGGGAGGTGGACTTCACCTTCGAGGCCGCAGTGCTGGCCAGCCTGCTGACCGAGTGCCGGGACATGCTGCTGGAGCTGGTGGAGCGCCACCTCACACCCAAGTCCCATGGCCGCATCCGCCACGTGTTCGATCACTTCTCTGACGCCGGCCTGCTCACGGCCCTCTACGGGCCTGATTACACCCAGCACCTGGGCAAGATCTGTGACGGGCTGAGGAAGCTGCTTGACGAGGGCAAGCTCTGA
- the SEMA6C gene encoding semaphorin-6C produces the protein MPRAPHFMTLLLLLLLLSTPHTQAAFPQDPLPLLTSDLQGISPLSWFRGLEDDAVVAELGLDFQRFLTLNRTLLVAARDHVFSFDLQAQEEGEGLVPNKYLTWRSQDMENCAVRGKLTDECYNYIRVLVPWDSQTLLACGTNSFSPVCRSYGITSLQQEGEELSGQARCPFDATQSNVAVFAEGSLYSATAADFQASDAVVYRSLGPQPPLRSAKYDSKWLREPHFVHALEHGDHVYFFFREVSVEDARLGRVQFSRVARVCKRDMGGSPRALDRHWTSFLKLRLNCSVPGDSTFYFDVLQALTGPVNLYGRSALFGVFTTQTNSIPGSAVCAFYLDDIERGFEGKFKEQRSLDGAWTPVSEDRVPSPRPGSCAGVGVAALFPSSRDLPDDVLTFIKAHPLLDPAVPPATHQPLLTLTSRALLTQVAVDGMAGPYSNTTVLFLGSNDGTVLKVLPPGGQSGGSEPILLEEIDAYSPSRCSGKRAAQTARRVIGLELDTEGHRLFVAFSGCIIYLPLSRCARHGACRRSCLASQDPYCGWDSSRGCVDIRAPGGIDVDPTGNQESMEHDDCQDGATGSQSGTGDSTYGVRRDLPPASASRSVPIPLLLACVAAAFALGASVSGLLVCCACRRAHRRRSKDIESAGIPRPLSLRSLARLHGAGPEPPPPSKDGDGAQTPQLYTTFLPPPEGVPPPELACLPTPESTPELPVKHLRHAGGPWEWNQNGNNAKEGRSRARGGNAAGGPAPRVLVKPPPPGCPGQAVEVTTLEELLRYLHGPQAPMKEAEPPAAAPFTSRPLPPEPALTLFAGPSLLPRDCAPPRRLDVPPEGKCPAPAARPALSAPAPRLGVGGSRKLPFSSHRTPPALLTRVPSGGPSRYSGGAGRHLLYLGRPEGHRGRALKRVDVEKPQGPLKPPFVGPSSQAAVPNGSHFNF, from the exons ATGCCCCGTGCCCCCCACTTCATGACCTTGCTGCTACTGCTCTTGCTGCTCTCAACTCCCCACACCCAGGCTGCATTTCCCCAGGACCCTCTCCCTCTGCTGACCTCTGACCTGCAAG GTATTTCTCCACTATCTTGGTTCCGGGGCCTGGAGGATGATGCTGTGGTTGCAGAACTTGGGCTGGACTTTCAGAGATTCCTGACCCTGAACCGGACCTTGCTAGTGGCTGCCAG GGATCACGTTTTCTCCTTTGATCTTCAAGCCCAAGAAGAAGGGGAGGGGCTCGTGCCCAACAAG TATCTAACATGGaggagccaagacatggagaacTGTGCCGTGCGGGGCAAGCTGACG GATGAGTGCTACAACTACATTCGCGTTCTCGTGCCCTGGGACTCCCAGACGCTCCTTGCCTGTGGAACGAACTCATTCAGCCCCGTGTGCCGCAGCTATGGG ATAACTTCACTGCAGCAGGAGGGTGAGGAGCTGAGTGGGCAGGCTCGATGCCCCTTTGATGCCACCCAGTCCAATGTGGCCGTGTTTGCAG AGGGCAGCCTGTATTCAGCCACAGCTGCAGACTTCCAGGCCAGTGACGCTGTGGTTTACCGAAGCCTTGGACCTCAGCCCCCACTCCGCTCCGCCAAGTACGACTCCAAGTGGCTCCGAG AGCCACACTTTGTCCACGCTTTGGAGCATGGAGACCATGTCTACTTCTTCTTCCGAGAAGTCTCTGTGGAGGATGCCCGGCTGGGGAGG GTGCAGTTCTCCCGTGTGGCCCGTGTGTGTAAGCGTGACATGGGTGGCTCACCTAGGGCCTTGGACCGCCATTGGACATCCTTCCTCAAGCTGCGGCTCAACTGCTCTGTCCCTGGAGACTCTACCTTCTATTTTGATGTCTTACAGGCCTTGACAGGGCCTGTGAACTTGTATGGTCGCTCTGCTCTCTTTGGGGTCTTCACCACCCAGACCAATAG CATTCCTGGCTCTGCGGTCTGCGCCTTCTACCTGGATGATATCGAGCGTGGGTTTGAGGGCAAGTTCAAGGAGCAGAGGAGTCTGGATGGGGCCTGGACCCCTGTGTCTGAGGACAGGGTCCCCTCCCCCAG GCCCGGATCCTGTGCAGGAGTAGGTGTAGCTGCATTGTTCCCCTCTTCTCGAGACCTCCCTGATGATGTCCTGACCTTCATCAAGGCTCACCCACTCCTGGACCCTGCTGTGCCACCTGCCACCCATCAGCCTCTGCTCACCCTCACCAGCAG GGCCCTGCTGACCCAGGTGGCTGTGGATGGCATGGCTGGTCCCTACAGTAACACTACAGTCCTGTTCCTTGGCTCCAATGATGGGACAGTGCTGAAGGTGCTGCCCCCAGGGGGGCAATCTGGGGGCTCTGAGCCCATTCTGTTGGAAGAGATCGATGCCTACAGCCCCTCCCG GTGCAGTGGAAAGAGGGCAGCCCAAACAGCACGGCGGGTCATAGGGCTGGAGCTGGACACTGAAGGTCACAGGCTCTTTGTGGCTTTTTCTGGCTGCATCATCTACCTCCCTCTTAGTCGATGTGCCCGGCATGGGGCCTGTCGGAG GAGCTGTCTGGCTTCTCAGGACCCATACTGTGGATGGGACAGCTCCAGAGGCTGCGTGGATATCAGGGCACCTGGTGG GATTGATGTGGATCCAACTGGTAACCAGGAATCCATGGAGCATGATGACTGCCAAG ATGGAGCTACTGGAAGTCAGTCTGGTACAGGGGATTCCACTTATG GCGTGCGCCGCGACCTCCCGCCAGCCTCAGCCTCCCGCTCagtccccatcccactcctcctggcctgtgtggccGCGGCCTTCGCCCTGGGCGCCTCGGTCTCTGGCCTCCTGGTCTGCTGCGCCTGTCGCCGAGCTCACCGACGTCGGAGCAAGGATATCGAGTCCGCCGGGATCCCACGTCCTCTCTCCCTACGCAGCTTGGCCCGGCTGCATGGGGCGGGTCCAGAGCCGCCGCCGCCGTCCAAGGACGGAGACGGGGCACAGACGCCGCAGCTCTACAccaccttcctgcctcctcccgAGGGCGTACCCCCGCCGGAGCTGGCCTGCCTGCCCACCCCGGAGTCCACGCCAGAGCTGCCGGTCAAGCACCTCCGCCACGCCGGGGGTCCCTGGGAGTGGAACCAGAACGGGAACAACGCCAAGGAGGGCCGGAGCCGCGCCCGGGGCGGGAACGCGGCGGGTGGTCCCGCGCCGCGCGTGCTGGTGAAGCCGCCGCCGCCTGGCTGTCCTGGGCAGGCCGTGGAAGTCACCACCCTGGAAGAACTATTGCGCTACCTGCACGGCCCGCAGGCGCCCATGAAGGAGGCCGAGCCCCCGGCCGCCGCCCCTTTCACCTCGCGGCCGCTGCCGCCCGAGCCCGCCCTCACCCTCTTTGCCGGCCCCAGCCTGCTGCCCCGGGACTGTGCCCCGCCTCGGAGGCTGGACGTGCCCCCGGAGGGCAAGTGCCCGGCCCCCGCCGCCCGGCCTGCGCTCTCCGCCCCAGCTCCCCGGCTCGGGGTGGGCGGCAGCCGGAAGttgcccttctcctctcaccgTACACCCCCTGCGCTGCTCACCCGAGTCCCCTCGGGAGGCCCCTCCAGGTACTCAGGGGGTGCCGGGAGACACCTCCTGTACCTGGGTCGGCCTGAGGGGCACCGGGGCCGCGCCCTGAAGAGGGTGGATGTCGAGAAGCCCCAGGGGCCCCTGAAGCCTCCCTTCGTCGGGCCCTCCTCGCAGGCGGCCGTCCCTAACGGCAGCCATTTTAACTTTTGA